In the genome of Oncorhynchus mykiss isolate Arlee chromosome 18, USDA_OmykA_1.1, whole genome shotgun sequence, one region contains:
- the LOC110495676 gene encoding cytidine and dCMP deaminase domain-containing protein 1-like, with protein MATTDTVQSNQYLKPTCAASCNCKGYRDVREANTQTDTKVQDHGPRLSKFNLFTLLSLWMELFPKEEPEDINQNDFTRGTGLVVVRDQRVVGLHCSGPELHVGQVAVIRHGPRLAASDLYFSRRPCATCLKMLINAGVSRISFWPGDPEMSLLAVRPNGTDSISQEAMWDAIASEKLKSNSRPHISVVVQPVAPGLQQFVEETSRGCDFMERVSGDDPELDAGDFYRKQRRRNLDTFSEEFLIPHEQCHRDILTKIGLENFSTEPYFSNLRQNMRELVGVLASVAASVPLLQHGFYKKDSQPATSEQPQPQGVSQEIARHCIVQARLLAYRTEDPKVGVGAVIWAEGKSGGCDGTGRLYLVGCGYNAYPVGSEYGQYPQMDTKQQDRQRRKYRYIIHAEQNALTFRSEEIREEENTMLFVTKCPCDECVPLIRGAGIKQIYTTDLDSGKDKGDISYLRFHGLQGVLKLIWQKSSLARRDAEHAGLHLANGCVGKHGRQPEQALQSNKRLRSATNPDLSPVC; from the exons atgGCAACGACGGATACTGTACAGTCGAACCAATATTTGAAACCAACCTGTGCTGCTTCATGCAACTGTAAAGGATATCGCGATGTAAGGGAAGCCAACACACAAACCGACACCAAAGTACAAG ATCATGGACCCAGGCTGTCCAAGTTTAACCTCTTCACCCTGCTGAGTTTATGGATGGAACTTTTCCCCAAGGAGGAACCAGAAGACATAAACCAGAATGACTTT ACGCGGGGTACAGGCCTGGTGGTGGTTCGGGACCAGAGGGTGGTGGGTCTCCACTGCTCCGGTCCAGAGCTCCACGTGGGGCAGGTAGCTGTGATCAGACACGGGCCCAGGCTGGCTGCCTCAGACCTCTACTTCTCTAGGAGACCCTGCGCTACCTGCCTCAAGATGCTTATCAATG CTGGGGTGAGCCGCATCTCCTTCTGGCCTGGTGACCCTGAGATGAGTCTGCTAGCGGTCAGGCCTAATGGGACGGACTCCATTTCCCAGGAGGCCATGTGGGACGCAATTGCGTCCGAGAAGCTGAAGTCCAACAGCCGGCCCCACATTAGTGTGGTGGTGCAGCCCGTGGCCCCTGGCCTGCAGCAGTTTGTGGAGGAGACCTCCAGGGGGTGTGACTTCATGGAGAGGGTGTCGGGGGACGACCCCGAATTGGACGCTGGGGACTTCTACAGGAAGCAGAGGAGACGGAACCTGGACACTTTCTCCGAAGAGTTCCTAATCCCACACGAACAGTGCCACCGTGACATTCTCACCAAAATAG GTCTGGAGAACTTCTCCACGGAGCCGTACTTCTCCAACCTGCGTCAGAACATGAGGGAGCTGGTCGGGGTTCTGGCCTCAGTAGCTGCTAGTGTGCCTCTTCTccagcatggattctacaagaAGGACTCCCAGCCTGCAACCTCAGAGCAGCCCCAGCCTCAGGGGGTGTCCCAGGAGATTGCCAGACACTGCATCGTACAGGCCAGACTGTTGGCCTACAGAACAG AGGACCCTAAGGTTGGGGTTGGTGCTGTCATTTGGGCAGAAGGGAAATCA GGTGGTTGTGATGGCACGGGGCGGCTGTACCTGGTGGGTTGTGGGTACAACGCCTACCCAGTGGGCTCAGAGTACGGACAGTACCCCCAGATGGACACCAAACAGCAGGACCGCCAGAGGAGGAAGTACCGCTACATCATCCACGCTGAGCAGAACGCACTCACCTTCAG GAGTGAAGAGATCCGTGAGGAGGAGAACACCATGCTGTTTGTGACTAAGTGTCCGTGTGATGAGTGTGTCCCTCTGATCCGAGGAGCTGGGATCAAGCAGATCTACACCACTGACCTGGACAGCGGCAAAGACAAGGGAGACATCTCCTACCTCAGATTCCACGGCCTCCAAGGAGTCCTGAAGTTAATT TGGCAGAAGTCCTCTCTAGCCAGGAGAGACGCTGAACATGCTGGTCTTCATCTAGCCA atggatgtgtggggAAGCATGGGAGACAGCCTGAACAGGCCCTTCAATCCAACAAGAGGTTACGGTCGGCAACAAATCCAGACCTTTCTCCTGTTTGTTGA
- the LOC110495677 gene encoding calcium-binding protein 39-like: protein MPLFGKSHKNPADIVRTLKENMAILVKQDKKTDKASEEVSKCLVAMKEILYGTGDKEPHTETVAQLAQELYNSGLLISLVENLQVIDFEGKKDVCQIFNNILRRQIGTRSPTVEYFCSHQEVLFVLQKGYETPGSALNCGIMLRECIRHEPLAKLVLHSEHFQHFFNYVEMETFDIASDAFATFKDLLTRHKVLVAEYLEQNYDAIFDQYEKLLHSDNYVTKRQSLKLLGELLLDRHNFTVMTRYISKPENLKLMMNLLRDKSPNIQFEAFHVFKVFVANPNKTQPIIDILLKNQPKLIDFLSNFQKDRMDDEQFNDEKTYLIKQIRDLKKPAS, encoded by the exons ATGCCGCTGTTCGGTAAATCCCACAAGAATCCCGCCGACATTGTCCGGACTCTGAAGGAGAACATGGCCATCCTGGTCAAACAAGACAAGAAAACAGATAAG GCATCAGAGGAGGTGTCTAAGTGTCTTGTGGCCATGAAGGAGATACTATATGGGACCGGTGACAAGGAGCCTCACACAGAGACGGTGGCCCAGTTGGCCCAGGAGCTCTACAACAGCGGCCTGCTCATCTCCCTGGTGGAAAACCTGCAGGTCATCGACTTTGAG GGGAAGAAGGACGTGTGTCAGATCTTCAACAACATCCTGCGGAGGCAGATCGGCACCCGCAGCCCCACTGTCGAGTACTTCTGCTCTCACCAAGAGGTGCTATTTGTGCTGCAAAAAGG GTATGAGACCCCTGGGTCTGCGCTGAACTGTGGCATCATGCTGAGGGAGTGTATCAGACACGAGCCACTGGCCAAGCTGGTTCTCCACTCAGAACACTTCCAGCACTTCTTCAATTACGTAGAGATGGAGACCTTCGACATCGCCTCAGACGCTTTCGCCACCTTCAAG GACCTGCTCACAAGACACAAGGTCCTGGTAGCTGAATATCTAGAACAAAATTATGATGCC ATCTTTGACCAGTATGAGAAGTTATTACACTCTGATAACTATGTGACAAAGAGACAGTCATTAAAG ttGTTGGGAGAGCTTCTGTTGGACAGGCATAACTTCACAGTGATGACCCGGTACATCAGCAAGCCTGAGAACCTGAAGCTGATGATGAACCTACTGAGGGACAAGAGCCCTAACATACAATTTGAGGCCTTCCACGTCTTCAAG GTGTTTGTGGCGAACCCCAACAAGACACAGCCCATCATAGACATCCTGCTGAAGAACCAGCCCAAACTCATCGACTTCCTTAGCAACTTCCAGAAGGACCGCATGGACGACGAGCAATTCAACGACGAGAAGACCTACCTAATCAAACAGATCCGAGACCTAAAGAAACCCGCCTCTTAA